In a single window of the Poecile atricapillus isolate bPoeAtr1 chromosome 27, bPoeAtr1.hap1, whole genome shotgun sequence genome:
- the LOC131588880 gene encoding ras-related protein Rab-18-B-like, which yields MEPAGLTLKLLLVGDSAVGKSSLLRRFMDGAFEPGLTPTVGIDFKVKKMVVEGRAVQLAIWDTAGQERFRTLTPSFYRGAQGVVLVYDVTRKDTFTGLGSWLSELEMHTTNSSTVKMLVGNKTDKPDREVERKEGLQLARKHSLLFIETSAKTQDGVQHAFEELVIKILQTPDLWDKNTAKKGVQLTESSAQQDKGLCAAHCPLT from the exons ATGGAGCCCGCGGGCCTCAcgctgaagctgctgctggtcGGAGACAGCGCCGTGGGGAAGTCCAG CCTCCTGCGGCGCTTCATGGACGGCGCGTTCGAGCCGGGCCTGACACCCACCGTCG GCATTGATTTTAAGGTGAAGAAGATGGTGGTGGAGGGCCGTGCAGTACAGCTGGCCATATGG GATACAGCAGGACAGGAGCGTTTCAGAACACTGACTCCCAGTTTCTACCGAGGAGCTCAAGGAGTAGTTTTAG TGTATGATGTTACAAGAAAAGACACTTTCACAGGACTAGGAAGCTGGCTGAGTGAGCTGGAAATGCACACCACCAACAGCAGCACTGTGAAAATGTTGGTTGGCAATAAAACCGATAAG CCTGACCGTGAAGTAGAGAGAAAAGAAGGGCTCCAGCTTGCTAGGAAACACTCACTGCTTTTTATAG AGACCAGTGCCAAGACACAGGATGGAGTGCAACATGCCTTTGAGGAACTGGTCATAAAGATCCTGCAGACTCCAGATCTTTGGGATAAGAACACAGCGAAGAAGGGAGTCCAGCTCACAGAATCTTCAGCACAGCAGGATAAAGGCTTGTGTGCTGCCCACTGTCCACTTACTTAA